The Myxococcales bacterium DNA window GGCCTCTTCCTCTGCGCTCCCGCGGCCGAGCATCGAGCGCATGACGCGCGTGGCGTGACGCCACGGGTCCTGTCGCTCTTCGAGGATCGCGCGGGACCACAAGCAATAGAGAGCGCAGCAAACCTTCGAACGAGCGTGCCCGCGAGTCACGATCGATTGGTCGTAGGCGTCGCGAACGAGCTCTCGGTCCGAGCCGCGATGCCAGAGCGCGAGCGGCATGACGCGCGCATGAGCGAGCCGTTGCCGTTGTGCTTCTCGAGAGCGGGCCTGCTTCGCGCGGCGATGCGCCGCCCATGAGCGCGCGGAGCGCCATGCTCGTTTGCACGCCGACGTCGAAGACGCGGCCATCCACCGCAAAGGCGCCCCGCTCATACCAGGCGAGGAGCCGCGCCGCGAAGTCGTCGAGGTCGAGGTGCCCCTTGTCGAGGAGCGAGGCCAAGAGGCAAAGCGCCTGCGCGCCATCGTCGGACCAGGTGCCAGGGGGCACCGAGCGGTGCGCCCGACGAAAGTCCGAAGGCGGCGTCATCTCGAGAGAAGCCATCGGCGGCAACTCCTCGGGCGCCGTAAACTCGTAGGGCACACCGAGCGCGTCACCGACGAGCAGGCCCAAGAGCGCGCCACGCACGCGCTCTTCGCGCGAGATGGGAGAAGACGAATGCGGCATCGATCAGATGTAGCAAGAGAAAGAGTCCTTGCAACTCTTTAGAGTCACCTAGACTCTTTCTCGTGCGTGCGTCCCCTCCGGTGACAGACTTCGAGGACCGCTTGGCGGGCGTGCTGCTTGGCACGGCCGTCGGCGACGCCTTGGGTCTGCCGTCGGAAGGCATGTCAGCGCGCGCCGTCGCGCGCCGTTTTCCCGACTTCCGGCGGTACCGCTTTCTTGGCGCCGCAGGCGTCGTCTCCGACGACACAGAGCAGACCGCGCTCGTCGCGGAGAGTCTGCTCGACGCGAACGGCGACCCGGCGCGCTTCGTCGCGCGCTTCCGGAAGGAACTGCTCCGCTGGTTCTTGCGCCTCCCGTGGGGCATCGGCCTTGGCACCCTGAAGGCCTGCCTGCGCATCGCCGTGGGCCTTCAGCCATCAGGAGCCAATTCGGCCGGCAACGGCGCCGCGATGCGAGCGGCGATCGTTGGCGTCTTCTTTCATGGAGACACCGAGCGACGGCGCGCTTGGTCCGACGCCGTGGCCCGTGTGACCCATCGGGACGCGAGGGCCGTCGAAGGAGCACGCTACGTCGCCGAATTGGCGTCGCTTGCTGCGGGGCATGACGGCGCGGCTGATCGCGAGGCTCTCGCGCGCACCGCCATCTCCTGCGTCCACGACGAGTCGTTGCAGAGAGCCATCGAAGCGGCCTTGGCACTCCCTCCGGAGACGACCGCCGACGCGGCCGGCGCGAGCCTCGGCAACTCGGGCTTCGTCCTTCACACGCTCGCGCTGTCCACGTTCGCGTTTGTACGCTTGGGGGACGAGCCCGGCGCTGCCATCGCGCAGGTGATCCGCGCCGGTGGCGACACGGACTCTACCGCCGCCATCGTGGGGGCCTGGGTGGGCGCGCTGCACGGCGAGGGCGGGCTCCCGTCGAACCTGGTTGCGGCGCTCTACGATCGGAG harbors:
- a CDS encoding ADP-ribosylglycohydrolase family protein, with the translated sequence MTDFEDRLAGVLLGTAVGDALGLPSEGMSARAVARRFPDFRRYRFLGAAGVVSDDTEQTALVAESLLDANGDPARFVARFRKELLRWFLRLPWGIGLGTLKACLRIAVGLQPSGANSAGNGAAMRAAIVGVFFHGDTERRRAWSDAVARVTHRDARAVEGARYVAELASLAAGHDGAADREALARTAISCVHDESLQRAIEAALALPPETTADAAGASLGNSGFVLHTLALSTFAFVRLGDEPGAAIAQVIRAGGDTDSTAAIVGAWVGALHGEGGLPSNLVAALYDRSNGRRVSFAGPSHLRALAKALAADRRSAVYFSGFRSCLRNVLLMPVVTAHAFRVAFSRLLP